In Tautonia rosea, the genomic window GATCGACCGAAGGCTCGGTCAAGCGCCAGTCTGGCCCGGACCATCGAGGGAGAGTCGGCCGATCCGACGTTAATCCGGGCCACCTCGTAGGGGCGATTCGAACCGGGACGATTCGAACGACCTCCGAAGGTAAAGCCGGCCCGGTATCCGGCCTCTCGTGCGATTCGGCACGTCCGATCGTCGTAATCCCCGTATTTTCCATAAGGATACGAAATGGCATCGGCCGGTCGGCCCAGCCTGGACTCCAGCAATTGCTTCGAACGGATCAGCTCCTCCGACTGTTCCGACTCGTCCAGATCGGCCAGCCTGCGATGGGTCTGACCGTGGGAGCCGACCCCCATGCCCGCCTCGGCCAGGGCTTGAACCTGATCCCAGGTCATCATCGCCGATCGGCCGAGGGCATCGAGGTCGAGCCGAACACCGGCCCGTTCCTGCAGGTGCTCGGCCAGACGATGCTCGTCGAGCCGGCGAGCGGCGAGGCAGGCGCGGACCACGAGGGCGAGGGCCTCGTCGCGACGTGTTCGGGTCAGGTCGATGGTCAGTCGGGCCGGCTCATCCAGTTCCAGACGATCCCGGTCGGTCTGCCGGATGATCCGAGAGACGAGATCCCACCAGAACGGCCGGGGGTGGTCGATCAGGTCCGGAGGAATGAAGAAGATGGCCGAGGCTCCGGCCCTGGTAAGCGCGGGCAAGGCATGGTCGAACTGATCGCGGTAGCCGTCGTCAAAGGTTATTGCGGCGCACGGTTCGGTGAGGGGGACCTCACCGGAGGCCATGTCGATCAACTCAGCCGGCGAGAGCAGCCGGAAGGCCCGCTGAATCCCCTTGATCTGGGCTTGAAAGTCCTCGGGAGTTGCCGAGAACACCGGCCCGTAGTCCGGCGTAAGGGCGGGATCCCCGATCCGATGGTATGCCAGCACAAGCAGACAAGGGTGTCGGGAAAGCTGCTCCATCGCACGAAGCAGACCAAGATCCCTCATTCGGTGAGCCAGAAATCGACGTTTGTTAAGCATGACGACCGTTCCAAGGCGCTTCGATCAGGTGTACGCGTAGTCCGCTTCAAGCTGGGTCAGATGAAAGGGAAGCCCCTGCGGGATCAATCCCGAGCGATCCCGGACGTAGCACGGGATCTCGAAGACGGCTCGATAGCCGGAATTCCGGAGGGCCTCGGTAATCCAGGGGGTCGTGGCGAAGCACTCCGCGAGGTCGGCCCCACGGCGTCTCAGCTCCTCGGTGGCGGCCTGGATACTCGCCAGCCAGAGATCGGGATCAGGATCATCAAGAAAACAATCGACGATCTTTCCCCGCGTCACCAAGGGTTGTGGAAGGACACTCAGGATCAGGAATCCCCGGACCGATCCTCCGCGACGGATCATCCAGCCTTCGAACCAGGGGCGAGGGAACCGGAGGAAGTGATTCAGGAGCGACGGGTCACGGCGGGTGAAGCAGAGCGGCATGGCCAGTCGCTCGATGACCGCTTCGGCATCGTGGCCGAACTCGGAGACCGATTCCAGAGCAACGTGAGTGATCGGCGACCGACGCAGGCGGAGCATCCCGGCGGCATCTCTGGTCGAGCCGAGAACACGTCTCGCCCATCCGCCGCCGCTCCGATTGCGGAGTCGATACCAGGGTTTCAGGAGGCGACGCCAGACGGGAATCTGCTGCCGGATCACGTACCCGGTCCGCTGGCCCATAGCAGTCGACGACGGAGTCAGGCCGATCGCGAGGTGGACCTTTGCCATCCGGTGAACCCGCATGAGCAACCGGGCTCCCATCCCGACCCCAGACTCGGAGACGACCCAGTCGATCGGGTGAATGGCGGGGATCTTCTTTGGTGCGACTCCTGTTCCCGCCTGAAGGATGGTGGTCGGATGCAGGCCGATCGAGCCGACGATCTGTCCACCCTTAATGGCGACAAGTCCGGAGGGAAGTTCCGGCGGCCCCCCCATCGGGTCGAACAACTTCCACCTGAGGATGTCCGGAGCGGCAAAAGTCGCATCGGACGAGACCCCGAATGCCTCGGTCAAAAACTGAGACAACGAGGGAACATCCTCTGGGGCGATCGCTCGAATCTCATCGGTCATCGCTTCGTTGCCTTCGCCCCAGATTCCTTACCGATCAACGACGGTTCAAGCCGCCGATCACGACGGCGGGTGTCCCTGCCCTTTTCCTGGGCCAGTCGCCCCGCCATAATCGACCGACGGAGGGGTCGGCCGAACTGGGGAGGACCCGGAATTTCCCTTAGTGTGACGGCCCGACCCGACCCGAGGCCAGCCCTTACCCCGGCGAACGGCCGGACCTTTGGGAGCGGTGGACTGATGCGATTAGGTTTGTTCGGCGGCACCTTCGATCCGATCCACCTGGGTCATCTGATCCTTGCCGAGTCGTGCCGGGAAGCGTTGGCGCTGGATGAGGTCTGGTTTGTCGTTGCCGGCCAGCCCCCTCACAAGGGCGGCGATCGAACGGCGGTGGCGGATCGGATCGAGATGGTCCGGATCGCCATTGCCGGGCACCCGAACTTTACCGTCTCGGAGGTCGAGGCGAATTCGCCAGGACCCCACTACACCTATCAAACCCTCGAAGCCACTGCCCGCGATCGGCCCGACGATCATTTGTTTTTTTTGATTGGAGGCGACAGCCTGGTTGATTTGCCGACCTGGCGGGAGCCTGGGCTCGTGATGGAATTGGCCACGGTGGTCGCGGTGGGGCGGGCGGGTTTCGCCGAGCCTTCGGCCGACCAGATGCGACCGATCCTCGAACGGGCTCCGCGGGCCCGACCCATCGAACGGGTCAATGCTCCTCAGATCGAAATTGCCTCACGAGACCTGAGGCGGCGGGTCGCTGAGGGCAGAAGCATCCGTTACCTCGTTCCTCGTGGGGTTGAAGCATTCATCAAGGCGCGAAACCTGTACCGGAGGAGACCGGAATGAGTTCCTGAGAATTTGGGGTTCATCGCTCGTCATGGCAACTGATTTGCAGCAAAAATCGCAATGGTCGTGACGATCCTAATCCCGGACCTATTTGGACGGGTTGATGGGATCAGACTCAAACTCTGCGGGCGGCCGAGCCCTGTGCCCGATCGCTCACGTTGGGGCGCTGGGGCCCCCTTTGCGAGAGGATTGACTGCGATGATGCCAATCACCCGAGACGACTTGGAAATTCTGCTCGATACACCGCAGCAGCTCAACTATGTCGTCAGTGCCTATGCGGACCTGACCGTCCGCGATGGATTCCGACACTTTGCCAGCACGGAATTAGCAAACATCGCACGCGCTGCCGACACGGCACTCTCGGAAGCCGAGGCGCGCAAGGTCCTGGACGAGCACGTCGGACCGATACTCAAGGAAGTCGAACAGACCAAGCCGGGAGCCAAGGGACTGGCCGCGTTTAGCGCTCCGGGGCGAGGACTCTTCCACGTGATTCCGCTCCACTTTCCGGTCGAAAACAAGCTGGTGCTGGATGAAGACCCGTTCGTCATGCCGTTGCTGGAGCGTTGGTTCGGTGATCCGAGCTATCTGGTTGCTTTGATTGACTCTCACGAACTGCATCTCTTCGAGGCCCACTCGGGGCACGCCGAACATGTCACCGGGCTGAACAAGGAAGTCCCTGTCGAGATCCAACGCGACAAGCCGCGATTTACCTACAAGAAGCGTTTTCTCGACACCTGGCACGAACGGCAGCAGCAATTGACGAACGATCAGTTCCTCAAGGGAGCCGCCGATCTGATCTCGGACCACTACCGCGCCGGTGCATTTACGGGTCTCATTTTGCTCGGTCAGGCACCCACGACCTCAGCCATCCGCCGCTTGCTCCACAAGGAGGCTGATACTGCGGTGGTCCTTGAACACGCACAATCCATGAAGCCGGAGCCAAAGGTTAAAGATGTCGAGGGGGATGTGTCGCGGGCAATGGATCAATGGAGGGCCGCTGAGCGAGGACGAATTCTCGACGAATTGAAGCAGCGATGGGAGCAAGGCCATCTGGTCGCCAACGGTCCGACTGAGGTGCTTGACGCCCTACAACAGGGACGAGCCGTCGAGGTGATTATCGGTCCGGACCGGACCATGCCCGGTGCGCGTTGTTCATCCTGCGGCTATCGATTCGGAGCACCGACAGCCCAGTGCGTTTACTGCAATGGTCGGACAATTAACGTGAACGCAGTGCAGGAGATTCTTCGCATGGCGGTCCGTCAGCCAGTCGCTCGTGTCCATTTGCTCGGACGTCCGGGAGAACGGGCCCCCGATCCGATGGAGCGAGCCAACGGGGTCGCCGCTTTCCTTCGAGCCGAGGCGAACTGGACCCCTTCGGAACCGGTCCGGGCTTGAGAAGGCGATCGACGGGAGACGTGGGAGAGGTGCTTATCGAACCACCTCTCCTCGAGACTCGGAAGCGGCCTGAATCACGGCATCAACG contains:
- a CDS encoding polysaccharide deacetylase family protein → MLNKRRFLAHRMRDLGLLRAMEQLSRHPCLLVLAYHRIGDPALTPDYGPVFSATPEDFQAQIKGIQRAFRLLSPAELIDMASGEVPLTEPCAAITFDDGYRDQFDHALPALTRAGASAIFFIPPDLIDHPRPFWWDLVSRIIRQTDRDRLELDEPARLTIDLTRTRRDEALALVVRACLAARRLDEHRLAEHLQERAGVRLDLDALGRSAMMTWDQVQALAEAGMGVGSHGQTHRRLADLDESEQSEELIRSKQLLESRLGRPADAISYPYGKYGDYDDRTCRIAREAGYRAGFTFGGRSNRPGSNRPYEVARINVGSADSPSMVRARLALDRAFGRSFI
- the nadD gene encoding nicotinate-nucleotide adenylyltransferase produces the protein MRLGLFGGTFDPIHLGHLILAESCREALALDEVWFVVAGQPPHKGGDRTAVADRIEMVRIAIAGHPNFTVSEVEANSPGPHYTYQTLEATARDRPDDHLFFLIGGDSLVDLPTWREPGLVMELATVVAVGRAGFAEPSADQMRPILERAPRARPIERVNAPQIEIASRDLRRRVAEGRSIRYLVPRGVEAFIKARNLYRRRPE
- a CDS encoding baeRF10 domain-containing protein, encoding MMPITRDDLEILLDTPQQLNYVVSAYADLTVRDGFRHFASTELANIARAADTALSEAEARKVLDEHVGPILKEVEQTKPGAKGLAAFSAPGRGLFHVIPLHFPVENKLVLDEDPFVMPLLERWFGDPSYLVALIDSHELHLFEAHSGHAEHVTGLNKEVPVEIQRDKPRFTYKKRFLDTWHERQQQLTNDQFLKGAADLISDHYRAGAFTGLILLGQAPTTSAIRRLLHKEADTAVVLEHAQSMKPEPKVKDVEGDVSRAMDQWRAAERGRILDELKQRWEQGHLVANGPTEVLDALQQGRAVEVIIGPDRTMPGARCSSCGYRFGAPTAQCVYCNGRTINVNAVQEILRMAVRQPVARVHLLGRPGERAPDPMERANGVAAFLRAEANWTPSEPVRA